Sequence from the Hyalangium gracile genome:
CAAAGCAGGACTCGCGCGGGGCCTCGCGCAAGGGGCGCGGGGCGGGCCGGACGAGCCCGGCGCCTGCGGGCAGTGGCTCTGGCGTGGCGGCGCCTCCGGGCGCTGGCTCCGCGGAGCCGGGTGCACCCACGCACCCGTGCGAGCTCATCACCCTGGTGAAGGTGCCGTGCGACCCGAGCACGGGCGCCTGCGAGTACACCTACTGGCAGTGCCCCGAGGCGGTGAAGCCGCTGAAGGCATGAGCCACGGCGCTCGGCTCGGCTGAGCGCCGGTTCTCGAAGTGAGTGCGGCGGAGCTGGCTTACGGGCTGGCTCCGCCGCACGCGTCTGGGGCGGCTAGTTCGTCGGCGAGGTGCCGGACTTCTTCAGGTACTGCTCGAGGAAGCCGAGCATCCGCGAGTAGGCCTCCGCCTCGTTCTTCTTCTTGGTGAAGCCGTGGCCCTCATCGGGGAAGACGACGTACTCGACGGGGACCTTGTTCTTCTGCACCGCCTGGACGATCTCGTCCGACTCCGGCTTGATGACGCGCGGATCATTGGCGCCCTGGATGACGAGCAACGGCCTCTTGATCTTCTCGGCGTGGAAGAGCGGCGAGATGTCCCGGAGCATCTGCTCCTGCTTCTCCGGGTTGCCCACCTCCTGGTAGAGCGCCTCGCGGATCGACTCCCAGTAGGGCGGCACGCTCTTGAGCGTGCGCAGCCAGTTGGACACGCCGAAGATGTCCACGCCCACGTTGAAGGCGTCCGGGTGGAAGGCGAGCGCCGCCAGCGTCATGTAGCCGCCGTAGCTGCCGCCCGCGATGCCGACGCGGCTGCCGTCCACGTAGGGCAGGCTGGCCAGGTACTTCTTGGCCTCGATGCAGTCGAGCAGCGGCTCCTTGCCGTGCTTTTGATCATCCGCGGTGAAGAACGTCTTGCCGTAGCCGGAGCTGCCGCGGTTGTTGATGCCCAGCACCACGTAGCCGTGGTTGACCAGGAACTGGATGAGCGGCGAGTAGCCCTTGCGCGTCTGCCCACCGGGGCCGCCATGCACGAAGACGATGGCGGGCGCCTTGTTCTCCGCCGTGGCCTGGTGCGGCTTGAAGAGGATGTTGGGGATCTCCATCCCGTCGAAGGACTTGAAGCGCACCACCTGCGCCTCCACCAGGTCCTCCGCGTCGAGATGCGGGCTCAGCGTGTTGGTCAGGCGCGTGGCCTTGCCGGTGCCGAAGTCGTAGACGTAGAGGTTGCTCGGGGAGCGATCGCCGTTGTGGTAGAAGGCCATCCGCTTCTCGCTGCGCGCGATGGCCACCGAGGTGATGTCTCCCTCGGGCAGCTGCGGCAGCGCCACCTGCTTGCCGGCCTTCATGTCATGGAGCCGGATGACGGTGCGGCCGTCCTCGTTGATGCCGGAGACGCGGTAGGCGCCCGTCCGGGAGAAGTACGTGTACATGATGTCCCAGTCGGCGCGCTCCACGTCCTCCGACTTGCCGGTGGCCAGCGTGTAGCGGGCCACGCGCTTGAACTCCGAGCCATCGTCGGTGAGGTAGTAGAGGGCGGTGGAGGCCGGATCGAACTCGGCCGCCGAGTACATCGCCGTGCCCTGGTGGGGGGTGATGTGCTTCAGCTCCTTCTTCGCCACGTCATAGAGGTAGATGTTGCTGTCGGCCGTGGTGCGCGGCTTGTCGAGGGCGATCCACTTCTCGTCCCGGGAGATGTCGGACGGCTGGTAGCCCGCGTCGTTCTGGTAGAGCAGGGTGCGCTCGTACGTCTTCACGTCGTACTTGTAGAGATCGAAGAACTTCGGATCCCGCTCGTTGGTGAGGACGTAGAAGGCCGAGTAGTCATCCGCCTTCCAGCCGAAGAACTGGGCCTTGACCTTGGTGCCCGGCGTCAGGTCCTTCTCCTTGCCATCCGGGGTGCGGACGTAGAGGTGGTTGTCCTCGTTGCCGCCCTGGTCGTGGGTGAAGAGGATGCGCTCGTCATTGGGGAAGTAGCTGACGGCGAAGGTGGACTCCTTCTTGGACTGCGTGAGCGCCGCGGGCTTGCCGCCGCTCACCGGCACGCTGTAGGCGTTGAAGATGCCGCTCTCGTTCGAGGAGAAGAGGAGCTTCTTCTCGTCCGGGGAGAAGGAGGCGCCGGCCAGCTTCGTGGTCGCCATGAAGTGATCGATGGCGTACTGCTTCGACGGCCGCGCCGCGGGCTTCACCGGCTTCGAGGCGGGGGCGGTGGCCTCGGGCTTCTTCGCGGGCGCCGCGGGGGGTGCGGCCAGGGCCAGGGTGGGCACCAGCGCCACCGCGGCGACCACTCGGGAGATGAGGGACGACATGCAACCTCCTGCTACGGGGAAGGGGACGGGCCGGGAGACCCGCTCGCACTCTGATGGATGGCTGGCCAGATACGAGAAAACGGCCGGTTCGATTGCGCCCCCAAGCCTGCCTGCTCTCCAGGCGTGGGGCCGCCACCCAACCTCCTGGGAGGGACACTATTCCCAGGCCCGGGGGCGAGGCGGTGCCGCGCGGCCGGTAATTCCGGGAGGGGCGAGACGGAAAATCCTTCCGCACTGTGAGGAAGCAAGAGCGCAACCCTGTGAATTGCCTGAGCCCTTCGGGTGGCACGCCGGACGCAATGCCCCTGCTCGCACTGGCAGAGCGTTTTGTCGGGGGGTGGAGGCGTGCCCAGGATGCGACTCGGAGAGTGGCTGGTTCACAACGGCGCCCTGACGCCCGAGCAGGTGCAGACCATTCTGGCGTACCAGTCACAGTGGAAGTGCAAGTTTGGCGAGGCGGTGCTCAGCCTGAACATCCTGCCGCGCGAGGTGTTTCTGCGGCTGCTGGCGGGCCACCTCAACGTGCCATTCATCCGCTCGGATCAGCTGGACAAGGTGCCGGCCTCCATCATCCATGCGGTGCCGGCGGAGGTGGTCTCCCGCCTGCGCATCTGTCCGCTGAAGCTGCGGCAGACCGGCT
This genomic interval carries:
- a CDS encoding S9 family peptidase, producing MSSLISRVVAAVALVPTLALAAPPAAPAKKPEATAPASKPVKPAARPSKQYAIDHFMATTKLAGASFSPDEKKLLFSSNESGIFNAYSVPVSGGKPAALTQSKKESTFAVSYFPNDERILFTHDQGGNEDNHLYVRTPDGKEKDLTPGTKVKAQFFGWKADDYSAFYVLTNERDPKFFDLYKYDVKTYERTLLYQNDAGYQPSDISRDEKWIALDKPRTTADSNIYLYDVAKKELKHITPHQGTAMYSAAEFDPASTALYYLTDDGSEFKRVARYTLATGKSEDVERADWDIMYTYFSRTGAYRVSGINEDGRTVIRLHDMKAGKQVALPQLPEGDITSVAIARSEKRMAFYHNGDRSPSNLYVYDFGTGKATRLTNTLSPHLDAEDLVEAQVVRFKSFDGMEIPNILFKPHQATAENKAPAIVFVHGGPGGQTRKGYSPLIQFLVNHGYVVLGINNRGSSGYGKTFFTADDQKHGKEPLLDCIEAKKYLASLPYVDGSRVGIAGGSYGGYMTLAALAFHPDAFNVGVDIFGVSNWLRTLKSVPPYWESIREALYQEVGNPEKQEQMLRDISPLFHAEKIKRPLLVIQGANDPRVIKPESDEIVQAVQKNKVPVEYVVFPDEGHGFTKKKNEAEAYSRMLGFLEQYLKKSGTSPTN
- a CDS encoding GspE/PulE/PilB domain-containing protein, which translates into the protein MRLGEWLVHNGALTPEQVQTILAYQSQWKCKFGEAVLSLNILPREVFLRLLAGHLNVPFIRSDQLDKVPASIIHAVPAEVVSRLRICPLKLRQTGSRGSIFIATHQPENLKLIDEVSFATSLIVQPVLAFQEDIERTLRRHGLIAGRHVEPIELPPEEDFRWDHSRYR